A single window of Sphingobacterium sp. ML3W DNA harbors:
- the dnaB gene encoding replicative DNA helicase: MSNDNNFEDKNAGTGKKTNFGERRTKLNNLVGGMGKLPPQALDLEEAVLGALMLEKNALSEVIDILKPESFYKDAHQKIFEAIFSLFQKSSPIDLLTVTAELRKMGALEMVGGAYYITQLTDRVVSAANIEFHARIISQKYIQRELIKVSTEIINSSYDETSDIFDLLDHAEKSLFDIAQNNLRRDSRKMDDIMREAISNLELLRDRTDGLTGVPSGLTALDRMTSGWQPSDLVIIAARPAMGKTAFVLSIARNAAVDHNKPVAVFSLEMSSVQLVNRLIAGETEIEQEKLKKGNLADHEWQQLHSRIGRLTEAPLIIDDTPALNVFEFRAKCRRLKAQHDIQMVIVDYLQLMQGKADGKGGGNREQEIGSISRALKSVAKELNVPVLALSQLSRAVESRPGNSKRPMLSDLRESGSIEQDADMVLFLYRPEYYGMTEDEEGRSTAGLGEVIIAKHRNGETGIVPLRFIGKYVKFVDLEDEFSGIGAADGFNNPTSFSSPAMNPSALFSGGDKGGMTGGITMPSRMNDMPDDAPF, encoded by the coding sequence ATGAGTAACGATAATAATTTTGAAGATAAAAATGCTGGAACTGGAAAGAAGACCAATTTCGGAGAGCGTAGAACTAAACTCAATAACTTAGTTGGCGGCATGGGCAAATTGCCTCCGCAAGCTTTGGATTTAGAGGAAGCAGTTCTAGGTGCTTTGATGTTGGAAAAGAATGCTTTAAGTGAAGTTATTGACATCCTTAAGCCAGAATCTTTCTATAAAGATGCACATCAGAAAATTTTCGAAGCTATTTTTAGTTTATTCCAAAAATCATCTCCCATAGATTTGTTAACTGTAACTGCTGAGCTTCGAAAGATGGGAGCTTTAGAGATGGTAGGTGGTGCTTACTATATAACGCAATTAACCGATCGTGTTGTTTCTGCAGCTAATATTGAATTTCATGCTCGGATTATTTCTCAGAAATATATTCAACGTGAATTAATTAAAGTTTCAACAGAGATCATCAACAGTTCTTATGATGAAACTTCTGATATCTTTGATTTGTTGGATCATGCAGAGAAGAGCTTGTTTGATATTGCTCAAAACAACTTAAGAAGAGATTCTAGGAAAATGGACGACATCATGCGTGAAGCAATATCTAATTTGGAGTTGTTGCGTGATCGTACTGATGGATTGACAGGAGTGCCTTCGGGTTTAACGGCATTAGATCGCATGACCTCAGGATGGCAACCTTCGGATTTGGTTATTATTGCTGCTCGTCCTGCAATGGGGAAAACAGCTTTCGTATTATCTATAGCACGTAATGCCGCGGTAGATCATAACAAGCCTGTTGCGGTTTTCTCACTAGAGATGTCATCGGTGCAGTTGGTGAATCGTTTGATTGCTGGTGAAACCGAAATAGAACAGGAGAAATTAAAGAAGGGGAATTTAGCCGATCACGAGTGGCAGCAATTGCATTCTAGAATTGGACGCTTGACTGAAGCGCCATTGATCATTGATGACACTCCGGCTTTAAATGTGTTTGAATTTAGGGCAAAATGTAGGCGTTTAAAGGCGCAGCATGATATTCAGATGGTTATTGTCGATTATTTGCAGCTTATGCAAGGTAAAGCTGATGGTAAAGGTGGTGGTAACCGTGAGCAGGAGATTGGTAGTATTTCAAGAGCCTTGAAATCTGTTGCGAAAGAGTTGAATGTTCCTGTATTGGCATTGTCTCAATTAAGTCGTGCGGTAGAGTCACGTCCTGGGAACTCAAAACGACCTATGCTTTCGGATTTACGTGAATCTGGGTCTATTGAGCAGGATGCGGATATGGTGTTGTTTTTATATCGTCCTGAATATTATGGTATGACAGAGGATGAAGAAGGACGTTCTACGGCTGGATTAGGAGAGGTTATTATTGCTAAGCATCGTAATGGTGAAACTGGTATTGTTCCACTTCGTTTTATAGGTAAATATGTGAAATTTGTGGATTTGGAAGATGAGTTCTCAGGAATAGGTGCTGCTGATGGGTTTAATAACCCTACTTCATTTAGCTCTCCTGCTATGAATCCTTCTGCCCTATTTAGTGGAGGTGATAAGGGCGGTATGACTGGTGGTATTACCATGCCATCACGAATGAATGATATGCCTGATGATGCTCCATTTTAA
- the dinB gene encoding DNA polymerase IV, protein MMDSTTDRKRKIIHLDMDAFFASVDQRDFEELRGKPIAVGGSPDGRGVVATASYEARKYGVKSAMSSSSALKLCPHLIFTKPRFDVYKQVSDHIRTIFNRYTDLVEPLSLDEAFLDVSDDKQNIGSALEIAKRIKIVIKEELNLTVSAGVSVNKFVAKIASDMNKPDGLTFIGPSKIFSFMEELPVEKFFGVGKVTANKMRSLGIFKGLDLKKQSHTDLVRWFGKSGDFFYQIVRGIDDRPVVPNRIRKSIGIEDTFSSDVAHVEDLKLILQDLSTRLYGRLEKGDKRGRTLTLKVKYADFTVLTRSVSILQVFKKQEEMYQVALALFLKLESDKKVRLMGISISNFQDENNERFEGYQLSLFDDE, encoded by the coding sequence ATGATGGATAGCACGACAGATAGGAAGAGGAAAATTATCCATTTGGATATGGATGCATTTTTTGCTTCTGTTGATCAACGTGATTTTGAGGAGCTGCGAGGGAAGCCTATTGCTGTTGGTGGATCTCCAGATGGTCGCGGTGTAGTGGCTACCGCAAGTTATGAGGCGCGTAAATATGGCGTTAAATCAGCTATGTCTTCTTCAAGTGCTCTAAAATTGTGTCCCCATTTAATATTTACTAAGCCTAGATTTGACGTTTACAAGCAAGTGTCAGACCATATTCGTACAATTTTCAATCGTTATACGGATTTGGTTGAGCCCCTGTCTTTGGATGAAGCTTTTTTAGATGTTTCTGATGATAAGCAAAATATTGGATCAGCTTTGGAAATCGCAAAAAGAATAAAAATTGTGATAAAGGAGGAGCTTAATCTAACGGTATCAGCAGGGGTTTCTGTCAATAAGTTTGTTGCAAAGATAGCTTCGGACATGAATAAGCCAGATGGTCTTACTTTTATAGGTCCGTCCAAGATTTTTTCTTTTATGGAGGAATTGCCTGTCGAGAAATTCTTTGGCGTAGGGAAAGTGACAGCAAATAAAATGAGGTCATTAGGTATTTTTAAGGGTTTAGACTTAAAAAAGCAATCGCATACCGATCTGGTTCGATGGTTTGGGAAATCGGGCGATTTCTTTTACCAAATTGTAAGGGGAATCGATGATCGACCTGTCGTCCCGAATCGTATTCGTAAATCAATCGGTATTGAGGATACTTTTTCTAGTGATGTAGCGCATGTAGAAGATTTAAAATTAATCTTACAGGATTTAAGTACACGACTTTATGGTCGCTTAGAAAAAGGTGACAAGCGGGGGAGAACCTTAACATTAAAAGTGAAATATGCAGATTTTACAGTATTGACGCGAAGTGTTTCCATTTTACAAGTTTTTAAAAAGCAAGAAGAAATGTATCAAGTTGCTCTGGCGTTATTCCTTAAATTGGAGTCGGATAAAAAGGTTCGTTTAATGGGAATTTCGATTTCAAATTTTCAAGATGAAAATAATGAACGCTTCGAGGGGTATCAATTATCGCTGTTCGATGATGAATGA
- a CDS encoding S9 family peptidase, whose amino-acid sequence MSKLITALSLTAFILVSESSVQAQQKRLDFDQSWGNRNSLTQSINSYSGWANNNAYLERDAQDGITYQVDLKTGKREVYIVPAKSSIKVYVSKNDIFIQDGSQEAKQLTNSPDIEEQNPTLSPDGNFIAFTRKSDLYAIDLVSGKEIRYTNDGTDVIYNGWSSWVYYEEILGRSTNYKAFWWSPDSKKLAFMRFDDTKVPMFPIYVSKGQHGYLEETRYPKAGDPNPEVKVGFVNATGGQVTWSDFNEKDDQYFGQPYWSFDSKNIMVQWMNRDQNNLKFYQVDPISGQKVEIYDEKQPSWINLDHEERITYLADNKHYILKSDQTGWAHYYLYTLDGKLLNPITSGDWQVTSLEYIDEKSKVVYFMARKENSARWDLYRVDFSGKNLKRLTFGDYSHDVKVSPNGQYFITNYSNVSTPNKIALVDNKGKVIKELADSKAADFNGYKFGETKYFTIKSDDGQYDLPVVVTYPTDFDETKEYPVIFSIYGGPDAGTVKDTWKGTRSQYWANEGVIQVSADHRASGQFGKQGVALMHRNLGHWEIIDYVTVAKWFKAKPWVAKHKFLITGHSYGGYMTCLAMTKAADVFDFGIAGAPVTSWELYDTHYTERWMDTPQDNSEGYKNGSVLTYADKYKGVLRIMHGDMDDNVHLQNTMQLVDALTDRAVPFELMIYPGSRHGFERSKSAYDFKERVRFYYQYLLEKPIPKEFK is encoded by the coding sequence ATGAGTAAATTAATTACCGCGCTGAGTCTTACGGCTTTTATTCTGGTTTCAGAATCTTCAGTTCAAGCGCAACAAAAACGATTGGATTTTGATCAATCTTGGGGGAATCGAAATTCATTAACACAGAGCATCAACAGTTATTCAGGTTGGGCAAATAATAATGCTTACTTAGAACGTGATGCCCAAGATGGTATAACGTATCAAGTAGATTTGAAAACAGGAAAACGCGAAGTGTATATTGTGCCTGCTAAATCTTCTATAAAGGTATATGTCTCCAAAAATGATATTTTCATTCAGGATGGCAGTCAGGAAGCAAAGCAATTGACAAATTCTCCTGATATTGAAGAGCAAAATCCGACACTCTCTCCAGATGGCAATTTTATCGCATTTACACGCAAAAGTGATCTTTATGCTATTGATCTAGTTTCAGGAAAAGAAATTCGCTATACGAATGACGGTACAGATGTCATTTATAATGGTTGGTCTTCATGGGTCTATTATGAAGAAATTTTAGGTCGATCGACGAACTATAAAGCTTTTTGGTGGTCGCCGGATAGTAAAAAGCTCGCTTTTATGCGCTTTGATGATACCAAGGTTCCGATGTTTCCGATTTATGTCTCCAAAGGTCAGCACGGGTATCTTGAAGAGACACGTTATCCAAAGGCTGGTGATCCAAACCCAGAGGTTAAAGTTGGATTTGTCAACGCGACGGGTGGTCAAGTTACATGGTCTGATTTTAACGAAAAAGATGATCAATACTTTGGTCAACCTTACTGGAGTTTTGATAGTAAGAATATCATGGTGCAGTGGATGAACCGTGACCAAAATAATTTGAAGTTTTATCAGGTTGATCCTATCTCTGGCCAAAAAGTGGAGATTTATGACGAAAAACAACCTTCGTGGATTAACTTAGATCATGAAGAACGCATTACTTATTTAGCCGATAATAAACATTATATCTTAAAATCGGATCAGACAGGTTGGGCTCATTATTATTTGTATACGTTAGATGGTAAGCTATTAAATCCAATCACATCAGGTGACTGGCAAGTAACTTCATTGGAGTATATTGATGAGAAGTCTAAAGTGGTTTATTTTATGGCACGAAAAGAAAATTCGGCTCGTTGGGATTTGTATCGCGTTGATTTTTCAGGTAAAAACTTGAAGCGATTGACATTTGGAGATTATTCTCATGACGTGAAGGTTTCTCCGAATGGTCAATATTTCATTACGAATTATTCCAATGTGAGCACACCAAATAAAATAGCGTTAGTCGATAACAAAGGAAAAGTTATTAAGGAATTGGCCGATAGTAAAGCGGCGGATTTTAATGGATATAAATTTGGCGAAACAAAGTATTTCACTATTAAATCTGATGATGGACAGTATGATTTACCGGTGGTAGTTACTTACCCGACAGATTTTGATGAAACAAAAGAGTATCCCGTTATTTTTAGTATTTATGGTGGCCCTGATGCTGGAACAGTAAAAGATACTTGGAAAGGTACTAGAAGCCAATATTGGGCTAATGAAGGTGTTATTCAGGTCTCTGCCGACCACCGTGCATCTGGCCAATTCGGAAAACAAGGGGTAGCGCTTATGCATCGCAACTTGGGCCACTGGGAAATTATAGATTACGTTACGGTTGCAAAATGGTTTAAAGCGAAACCTTGGGTTGCTAAGCATAAATTTTTGATTACGGGCCATAGTTATGGTGGTTACATGACTTGTTTGGCTATGACAAAAGCGGCTGATGTTTTTGACTTTGGTATCGCTGGTGCTCCTGTAACATCGTGGGAATTATATGACACCCATTATACAGAGCGTTGGATGGATACACCTCAGGATAATTCTGAAGGATACAAAAATGGTTCTGTATTAACGTATGCAGATAAATATAAAGGTGTATTAAGAATTATGCATGGTGATATGGATGATAATGTTCATTTGCAAAATACCATGCAATTGGTGGATGCATTGACAGATCGTGCTGTTCCTTTTGAATTGATGATTTATCCTGGTAGCCGACATGGTTTTGAAAGATCTAAGAGTGCTTATGATTTTAAGGAACGT